DNA sequence from the Halictus rubicundus isolate RS-2024b unplaced genomic scaffold, iyHalRubi1_principal scaffold0052, whole genome shotgun sequence genome:
GATCGAGCTGCACACGTACAATCCCTATGCCAACACAACGTTCGGAAACAACGATGAGATAAGGATACCTATTCAACAGCAAGATCTGTACACGCTTCCCTGCAGAAGCTTCTTATACGTCGAGGGAAAACTTAGTTTACCAGGAAAACTCGAATTACCGACCGGAGAATCTCGCATCGACACGGCGAGTCTCGACAACAATGCCGTCCCGTTCATGTTCGAGGAAATACGCTACGAATTGAACGGAGTGGAAATCGATCGGTCCAGAAATCCTGGTACAACCACGACCCTGAAGAATTATGCGAGTCTGTCCAAGACGAGAAGCAACGCGTTGTCCAATGCAGGGTGGTTGTACGGCAACGACGATTCGAAGCCAACGGCCACGGCCACGGCGgcgatcaatttcaatttttgcgtACCTATGAGCATGTTATTGGGCTTCTGCGAAGACTACAAACGCGTCGTAATAAATGCTCGACACGAGTTGATTCTGATACGCTCGCGTACCGACGCGAACGCGTTGCGCGGCTCTTCCGACAACGCGAAGCCCGTTCTAGATCTGTACAAAATTCAATGGCGAATGCCACACGTCACGCTGGACGAAATACATAAACTATCAATGTTACGTATCCTAGACAGTGACAGGTCGATCGGCATGAGCTTCCGATCGTGGGATCTGTACGAGTATCCTCTACTGCAAGCAACCACGAAGCATACATGGGCGATAAAAACAGCTCCGCAAATGGAAAAACCGCGATACGTGATATTCGCTTTGCAAACCGATCGACGGAACAGCTTAATGAAAACGGTTACGCGATTCGATCATTGTCAGTTAGCCAATATTCGACTTTACTTGAACTCGGAAACCTATCCGTACGATGATTTAAACATCGATTTCGAGAAAGGTAAATACGCGTTGCTCTACGATATGTATGCGAAATCCCAAGAATCGTACTATGGAAACGACGAAGCGCTACTCGACGTCGCGAATTTTCTAAAGTATGCCCCACTCGTCGTTCTCCATTGTTCCCGTCAAAACGAAGCGCTTAAAAACGCCACGATCGATGTACGAATCGAATTCGAATGTCGAGCCGATGTCCCTCCATCAACGACCGCCTACTGTTTGATAATACACGACTGCATCATGGAATACAACCCATTGACGAATatcgttcgaaaaattgtctgaaactgcttgtataaaaattatcttatcgaataaaaataattattgagaCATATGAAAAAGACAATAGttttatttatgagaaaaaacATCATCTCACacatacattatttaaatttgaaggaATACACGTTGCGCGCGAAATCATAGATGTTTTTCCACAACGGACGTTGAAAAGAGGTCATATTAAAAAGTGAGTTGGATCGGTTATGTTAAAACACAGATGGATGAAACtttcgaggattggattagatcgtTGAACGCTCCAAAGCCAACTTGTAAGAATTTACGAATGCCGGCAAATTCCTGCATCTAGAAGAGGAGTATGGACAATATAGGAGTATTCGTTAAAGAATATATTGACGTTACAGCCAATAGAAAGCTTGCATAAAGCCGTGAGTCGGATTGGCTACGCGAAATTACTGATGGGCCCCATTACTCATTTCGTATAACCAACCAGACTCATGGTTTTATATGCAAGCTTTCTATTGTTTCtaatatcaatatattttttgacTGATACTTGCATATTGTTCATACCGTCTTCAAAATGTTGGAATTTACCGACATCCGCAATTTCTTTCAAGTCGAGATTTGGAGTGTTCAACGATTTAAATCAAATCCTCGAAAGTTTATCTGACTGTGATTTTTAACGTAGCCGATCCGACTCACTTTTAAACGTATAACCTCTTTTCAACGTCCGTTGCCGAAACGTTGCATGGAAAAACATCTCTCGCTTTTTCGAAATATGACAGGATGTTCGATTTTCTCAACACGACGCGTTGAATCTATTAACACAGAGGTTTACCCGTGTGTTCTGGAAGAAACTAGAATTGATTCTAGTTTATTCCAGAATACACGGGTAAACCGCTATGCGTTTATAGATTTCATCGCGTTATGCCAGAAAATCAAACATCCCACCATTTTTCGTCGTACCACGATGAAACGTTGCATGGAAAAAAAcatcgcgcgcgcacacacacacacacaatattttctaaaattatttaattccgcCTATGCGCTTCGATCGCGTCCACGCAAAAAGCCACCAGTTCGCACTCGATCAGCGAACTCCGATCGAAAGATAGGTTCCGGACGGGGACGGTTTGCGCCGCAACAGcaaaatttacgaatttttctatGACCATGGGAACTTGGTCTAATAACCGCGTATACATATTTTGCACGCAAAACTCCAGATTATACAAATTCTGCATGGTGTTCTCAGTCACGTACAATGCTACTGTTGGACTCGATAATTTTATGAGATACGTCCCGTCGAGGTCCCCTATACGTAATGATAAATTTTCGCCGATCTTTACATATTGTTCtccttgttgttgttgttgttgctgtgccACGTTTTTCGCCGATGACAGCATGTTGTTCAAACACCCCTTTGTACGCATCAGCTCCATCCATGCGTTCTGAGGGATCACAATTTCGTTTCCTCGGTTATCTCCAATAACCAGTTCGGTAGCAATATCCACGTTGACGCACACGCCAATTTCCAGCCATTTAAAGTAATTTCCGGCAAGCGAATATCTTCGGGTGAGAATCCTCGTACCTGGTGAACTACTCGTCACCAACGAGGACTGTGATGattgtggtggtggtggtggtagcagTGTCCGCGACGATCGTGGAAAAATCCtgcaatcaattttatatttttaaaaagttgaacgtATTcactttttttctgttttatcttCACTATACTTACACTACGTTTCTTCGCCTTTTCGCCACTATGGCGGCTCTCGTCTCGTCCATGCTCGGTTGGTTGCGACGCATCGTGACTATGTACTGCTCCGCGGGTGTGATACTTTCTGAAGCGTAACGCTCGAAACACCTCGTTTTGTACAATACCTTAATCGCCTTATCACTTCCTTaaccgataaaaataattgatatttcTACAGTTGCAACGGTCTTTTCGCTAACGGCTTCACCGCTTCCTTTTTCAAAAGGAAGTTGTCCCCCTCCTCCAATCAGAACGCAGTTGCAACGACCTTCGTGCTAATAGTTTCACCACTTCctattttcataggaaatcaaCGTCATCGTTGATACTATAATGACCCCAAGGAAGAGTGTTGATCAAATTATTGCAAATGTATCGTTTATCGTCGTACGGACTCAGCGCCAATTTCATTTCGGATACCGAATACACCTGATGCTGTACGGACATTATACGATTATTGCTAACACTTTTCTCCGTATAATTATGAAGGCACTCGATATAGTCTTTGAAACTTATATCCCTAGCCGTGGCATTCGTTCTAATGCCTTTTATCTTTTTGGTTTCACAGCACGCGTCCTCGCTGTCGCGCACGCGAGTCGCGTACATTTTCGAGCGAAGTCCTACGAATTCCGTCATAATTTTGCCACCGTTCTCGTCCTTCATCAAACCCAGCATCTTTTTGTTCGCGATCGGGACGCCGTACACGTTGTTCTCAGCATAATTGCTCGTGTCGTATCGATTGATATCGCGTTTCAACAGCTCATACGCGTCGTCGCAAACGATCTCGTATATCAAgctgtccgtgtccgtgtataaaatcttacagttttcttttaaatttggaTACATATAGCCATAATGAAAGTCGTACAAACAGCATTTAGATATATCCAATACGGACATGCCTATGTATACgggtttataaaatttaatattcgtttTTTTCAGTTGAATCGCAACGAAATCCTCCGAGAACACCGTGCAACTGTGAAAATTCGGTCTAGCTACCAATCTTTCGACACCGTGTCGACCGTCCCACCGAGAGAGTAATTTCACGCTCGCGTGATTCCGAACGTTCTCCATAGTCTTTCCGAACACCGCGTTATTCATtagcttgaacaaattttttgaaaaatcgttgtTCGCGTTGGTGcgtaatttagtgttcaaatcgATGTAGCTGCACAGCCATCGAGACTGTCGAAACTCTAAAATTCGATAAATTTTCCCTAATTTCAAACCGCGTCGCAAACTTTGCTGCagatatcgataatgcagaacGTATCGCTCCTTATCGCGAAGCGTTGCCAGCAACTTCCTTTGACTCGAGCCGGCCGTCGCCTTGTCGTGACTCGGGCAAAACGGAAGATCCGCGTGAGCGTCATGAATTTCGCGCGGATACTCTAAATCCACCTCCAAAATGTATCCTACGGGACTGTCGATTGGAATAGATTCAACGTTAAAATTATCTATATGCGCCCGTTCGTCCACCCAGCGAAAACCGCTGTGTGGCAGAGGTTGCGACATGGCCCAACCGTATAAATTATTAACGTCGAAATACATTAGATAGGTGGAAGGCTCGCTCGAATCGTACGTCGGTAAATACTTGTTATTGGCACGCGCATACCTGTGAGAACATTGACTCAGTCCACCGCGTATTCCACGCTCCACGAACAATAGCATGTCCACGTCGGTGAACAGATCCAGTTCGATCTTTGTCATTTTTAACATCACGTCCcacgcgaaaccggggagcgtgTAATAATGCGCCGGATCGAGTTTATAGTTCTCGAGACAGTCTtcgcggaaattttcaaaaacatctGCCAGCAACAGTACGTCCAATTTTAAATACAAATCGCTGTACTGTCCCAACGTCTTTATAGCGAAACGAGACCAAACCGTATTCGCGTGAAGATAATCGGTGTCCGATATCTCGCTGGTACATAACCGATT
Encoded proteins:
- the LOC143363509 gene encoding uncharacterized protein LOC143363509; translation: MENVRNHASVKLLSRWDGRHGVERLVARPNFHSCTVFSEDFVAIQLKKTNIKFYKPVYIGMSVLDISKCCLYDFHYGYMYPNLKENCKILYTDTDSLIYEIVCDDAYELLKRDINRYDTSNYAENNVYGVPIANKKMLGLMKDENGGKIMTEFVGLRSKMYATRVRDSEDACCETKKIKGIRTNATARDISFKDYIECLHNYTEKSVSNNRIMSVQHQVYSVSEMKLALSPYDDKRYICNNLINTLPWGHYSINDDVDFL
- the LOC143363508 gene encoding uncharacterized protein LOC143363508, with the protein product MFEDILGISKAPIFDNRITKIELHTYNPYANTTFGNNDEIRIPIQQQDLYTLPCRSFLYVEGKLSLPGKLELPTGESRIDTASLDNNAVPFMFEEIRYELNGVEIDRSRNPGTTTTLKNYASLSKTRSNALSNAGWLYGNDDSKPTATATAAINFNFCVPMSMLLGFCEDYKRVVINARHELILIRSRTDANALRGSSDNAKPVLDLYKIQWRMPHVTLDEIHKLSMLRILDSDRSIGMSFRSWDLYEYPLLQATTKHTWAIKTAPQMEKPRYVIFALQTDRRNSLMKTVTRFDHCQLANIRLYLNSETYPYDDLNIDFEKGKYALLYDMYAKSQESYYGNDEALLDVANFLKYAPLVVLHCSRQNEALKNATIDVRIEFECRADVPPSTTAYCLIIHDCIMEYNPLTNIVRKIV